A genomic region of Raphanus sativus cultivar WK10039 chromosome 6, ASM80110v3, whole genome shotgun sequence contains the following coding sequences:
- the LOC108810872 gene encoding U-box domain-containing protein 52-like encodes MDKKKSARSLSEHLSLPPPPSHAVAVAINGKKKSKYVSFWALEKFIPEGFSDFKLIYVRPPVTYIPTPMGNAVSIWNSNDTLRPYKKMFERRKVRVEILVLESHDPVAAIAEEIAGTRVTKLVIGMSLRGFFTRKIDMSSMIATAVPRFCTVYVVSKGKLASVRPSDSDASGTIRFERMERDSSTSDSIDSPNPIIYLVFFSFISEAQSRVSNISTASKHSEMSSSATVQMDMMSSCETDQQLEVSTCRAMQTEERKSNTSNESFSASFASKWRDHEDWRSIRSSSSSNNHEIANMEWGVVVPENYSRVSSDQGSNMSDGLLSFNSMTDNNKANLTFEIEKLRAELKHVQEMYAMAETKTVDASQKLTELNQRKYEDSQKFTELKEKEKVANDTSSKEKQSYEETMKVKELMMKEALRRREAEIKAERDAKEKDKLQASLVSLGIQYQHYSWEEIAAATSDFSEDLKIGMGAYGTVYKCNLHHTAGAVKVLHAGETQLSKQFDQELEILSKIRHPHLVLLLGACPERGCLVYEYMDNGSLYDRLMQVNDIPAIPWFERFRIALEIASALVFLHKSKPRPIIHRDLKPGNILLDHNFVSKLGDVGLSTMINQDDAASKLTVLKKTNPVGTLCYIDPEYQRTGIISPKSDVYSLGIVILQLITAKSPIGITHKVEESIGNDAEFMALLDVKAGTWPISETRELAALGLWCTELRRRDRPDLKDLIIPALERLWKVVDEAQNSVGRTPSGPPSHFICPLLKGVMNEPCVAADGYTYDREAIQDWLRENDTSPVTNLPLPNKNLLANYNLYSAIMEWKSNKQ; translated from the exons ATGGACAAGAAAAAGTCAGCAAGATCACTAAGCGAACACCTATCTCTACCTCCTCCCCCATCACATGCTGTAGCCGTAGCCATTAAtggaaagaagaagagcaaaTACGTCTCCTTTTGGGCTCTTGAGAAGTTCATCCCTGAAGGCTTCTCTGATTTCAAATTGATCTATGTTCGTCCTCCTGTCACTTACATCCCTACCCCAA TGGGGAATGCGGTATCAATATGGAACTCAAACGACACGCTCCGTCCTTACAAGAAAATGTTCGAAAGGAGAAAG GTGAGAGTAGAGATTCTGGTGCTAGAGTCACACGATCCTGTGGCTGCGATAGCAGAAGAGATTGCTGGAACCAGAGTCACCAAACTGGTTATAGGAATGTCTCTCCGCGGATTCTTCACAAGAAAGATTGATATGTCTTCTATGATTGCAACTGCCGTTCCAAGATTCTGCACAGTCTATGTAGTCTCAAAGGGGAAACTAGCATCTGTGCGTCCTTCCGATTCAGACGCTAGCGGAACCATAAGGTTTGAGAGAATGGAGAGAGACAGTTCCACGAGTGACTCCATTGATAGTCCTAATCCTA TTATTTATTTGGTCTTTTTCTCGTTTATTTCAGAAGCGCAATCACGAGTCTCTAATATATCCACTGCTTCAAAACATTCAGAGATGAGCAGCAGCGCGACGGTTCAAATGGATATGATGAGTTCATGCGAGACGGACCAGCAGTTGGAAGTGTCTACATGCAGAGCGATGCAGACTGAAGAGCGGAAGAGTAACACTAGCAATGAGAGCTTTAGTGCATCATTTGCTTCTAAATGGAGAGATCACGAGGACTGGAGATCGATCAGGAGCTCGTCTTCTAGCAATAATCACGAGATAGCGAATATGGAGTGGGGGGTTGTGGTTCCTGAGAACTATTCTCGTGTTTCTTCTGATCAAGGTTCCAACATGTCTGATGGCCTCCTCAGTTTCAATTCCATGACCGATAATAATAAG GCAAATCTAACATTTGAGATAGAGAAGCTGAGAGCCGAGCTGAAACATGTTCAGGAGATGTATGCTATGGCTGAAACTAAGACTGTCGATGCCTCTCAAAAG CTAACTGAGTTAAACCAACGAAAATATGAGGACTCACAGAAGTTTACGGAgctaaaagaaaaggaaaaagtaGCTAATGATACATCATCAAAGGAGAAGCAAAGTTATGAAGAGACGATGAAGGTTAAAGAACTCATGATGAAAGAGGCTTTACGTAGAAGGGAAGCTGAGATCAAAGCAGAGCGTGATGCTAAAGAGAAAGATAAGCTCCAAGCTTCTCTCGTCTCTCTGGGGATCCAATACCAACACTACTCATGGGAAGAGATTGCAGCCGCGACTTCTGACTTTTCTGAAGATCTCAAGATCGGAATGGGAGCTTACGGAACCGTTTACAAATGCAATCTGCACCACACGGCCGGCGCTGTCAAAGTCCTTCACGCAGGAGAAACTCAGCTTTCCAAACAGTTTGATCAAGAG CTTGAAATCTTGAGCAAGATCCGACATCCTCACCTCGTCCTCCTCCTCGGGGCATGTCCGGAACGAGGCTGCCTGGTCTACGAATACATGGACAACGGAAGCTTATATGACAGGTTGATGCAAGTCAACGACATACCTGCTATCCCTTGGTTCGAGCGTTTCAGGATCGCTTTAGAAATCGCTTCAGCGCTAGTATTCCTCCACAAATCAAAGCCTAGACCAATCATTCACCGTGACCTCAAACCAGGTAACATCTTGCTTGACCACAACTTCGTCAGCAAACTAGGCGACGTTGGTCTCTCCACGATGATTAACCAAGACGATGCTGCTTCTAAACTAACCGtcttaaagaaaacaaatcctGTGGGAACACTATGTTACATCGACCCTGAGTATCAGCGGACCGGGATCATCTCACCTAAGTCCGATGTGTATTCACTAGGGATTGTGATTCTGCAGCTCATAACCGCCAAGTCCCCGATAGGGATTACTCATAAGGTTGAAGAATCTATTGGAAACGATGCTGAGTTTATGGCATTGTTGGATGTGAAAGCTGGAACGTGGCCTATTAGTGAGACTCGTGAGTTAGCTGCCTTGGGACTCTGGTGTACTGAGCTGAGACGTAGAGACAGACCAGACCTTAAAGATCTGATCATCCCTGCTTTGGAACGGCTTTGGAAAGTCGTTGACGAAGCTCAAAACTCTGTCGGGAGAACTCCTTCTGGTCCTCCATCCCACTTCATTTGTCCACTTCTCAAG GGAGTGATGAACGAGCCATGCGTAGCTGCAGATGGGTACACGTACGATCGTGAAGCTATACAGGACTGGCTGAGAGAGAATGATACGTCACCGGTGACAAACCTTCCGTTGCCTAACAAGAACCTTCTTGCTAATTACAATCTTTACTCTGCAATTATGGAGTGGAAGTCCAATAAACAATAA
- the LOC108811767 gene encoding U-box domain-containing protein 51 codes for MGDGALIVAVAIKGNNSKTKGVVRWALQQFASQEHVVFKVLHVQPRDSTSVSTTRKDSTTAVYKNDVDRKTREMLLPSRDMFAHREVQMDIMVLESDDVADAISKAVQDHGISELVIGSSSSIIFSWKLKRSNLSSKILDVTPRFCTVHIISKGKLLNVRNSDIDIETSITDDRSESMFTSSTNSGSVSSTSSHQFSFTPLLFQRMQALSTVNQKVGTNIGINNNIDTHHNRAASLGLDDTKMLNQEGFYRTNSSGIGYRGNDIQGRRRSYTDEGSSSSCSSDPTSSSSQVSRDFELEKLKIELRHIKGMYAAAQGEVMDASRKVQDLNQRRSEEAARLKNLTIREEDEEDVVEMERERQEEAEKEAELVRICVERETGDKLEAQARAEEVRKEKQRLEDALEGGPLQRQQYMKFEWEEIVQATSSFSDELKIGMGGYGSVYRCNLHHTTVAVKVLHSDKSNLTKQFHQELEILSKIRHPHLLLLLGACPDHGSLVYEYMHNGSLEERLMTRRPSPDAPQPPLRWFERFRIAWEIASALYFLHTNEPRPIVHRDLKPANILLDRNNVSKIGDVGLSKMVNLDPSHASTVFNQTGPVGTFFYIDPEYQRTGVVTPESDIFAFGIILLQLATARSAMGLAHSLEKALRDQTGKFSEILDKTAGDWPVKEAKEMVIIGLRCAEMRKRDRPDLGKEILPLLERLKNVACNARNVFSETLADNNHQAPGHFYCPITKDVMDNPCVASDGYTYEKRAIMEWLEKNHKSPMTDLPFTNQTLLPNQSLLSAIKEWRSNLIK; via the exons ATGGGAGATGGTGCTTTAATTGTAGCGGTAGCGATCAAAGGGAACAATAGCAAAACCAAAGGCGTTGTTCGATGGGCACTTCAACAATTCGCTTCTCAAGAACATGTCGTCTTCAAGGTCTTACATGTCCAGCCAA GAGATTCGACTTCGGTTTCAACCACAAGAAAAGATTCGACCACAGCTGTCTACAAGAATGATGTTGATAGGAAGACCAGAGAAATGCTTCTTCCAAGCAGAGACATGTTTGCTCATAGAGAG GTACAAATGGATATAATGGTGCTTGAATCAGATGATGTAGCAGATGCAATCTCTAAAGCGGTTCAAGATCATGGAATCAGTGAGCTAGTCATTGGATCTTCCTCCTCTATTATCTTCTCATG gAAGTTGAAGAGAAGCAACTTGTCTTCCAAGATTTTAGATGTTACACCAAGATTCTGCACCGTTCACATTATCTCTAAAGGAAAACTTCTCAATGTTCGTAATTCCGATATAGACATTGAAACAAGCATTACAGATGATAGAAGCGAAAGCATGTTCACTTCAAGTACCAATTCAG GGTCAGTAAGTTCCACATCGAGTCATCAATTCTCATTTACACCTCTACTCTTCCAAAGAATGCAAGCTCTTTCAACCGTTAACCAGAAGGTCGGCACAAATATTggaataaataacaatattgaTACGCACCATAACAGAGCCGCGTCACTTGGTTTGGATGATACAAAGATGCTTAACCAGGAGGGGTTTTACCGAACAAACAGCTCGGGAATAGGGTATCGAGGAAATGATATACAAGGCAGGAGAAGGTCTTATACAGATGAGGGTTCAAGCTCAAGTTGCTCCAGCGACCCTACTTCATCTAGTAGCCAG GTGAGTAGAGACTTCGAGTTAGAGAAGCTGAAGATTGAGCTCCGTCACATTAAAGGAATGTATGCAGCTGCTCAGGGAGAAGTTATGGATGCTTCTAGAAAGGTTCAAGATCTGAACCAGCGCAGGTCAGAGGAAGCTGCGAGGCTCAAGAACTTAACGATAAGAGAAGAAGACGAGGAAGATGTGGTGGAAATGGAGAGGGAGAGACAAGAGGAGGCGGAGAAAGAAGCTGAGCTCGTGAGAATATGCGTTGAGAGAGAAACTGGAGACAAGCTTGAGGCGCAAGCAAGAGCCGAAGAGGTTAGAAAAGAGAAGCAGAGGCTAGAGGATGCACTTGAAGGAGGACCGCTTCAACGCCAACAGTACATGAAATTTGAGTGGGAAGAGATCGTTCAGGCCACATCATCTTTCTCAGATGAGCTTAAAATTGGAATGGGTGGGTATGGAAGCGTGTATCGGTGTAACTTGCACCACACGACAGTAGCTGTCAAGGTTCTTCATTCTGACAAAAGTAACTTAACCAAACAATTTCACCAAGag CTTGAGATTCTTAGCAAGATTCGTCACCCACACTTGCTTCTCCTCCTTGGCGCATGTCCTGACCACGGCAGCTTAGTCTACGAGTACATGCACAACGGAAGCCTCGAGGAAAGACTCATGACACGCAGACCAAGCCCTGACGCACCGCAACCGCCGTTACGGTGGTTTGAGCGGTTCAGGATCGCTTGGGAGATAGCTTCAGCTCTTTACTTTCTCCACACAAACGAGCCAAGACCAATCGTTCACCGAGATCTCAAACCGGCAAACATACTCCTAGACCGGAACAATGTGAGCAAAATTGGAGACGTAGGCCTCTCCAAGATGGTTAATCTCGACCCTTCTCATGCCTCAACCGTTTTTAACCAAACCGGTCCGGTAGGAACGTTTTTCTACATTGATCCTGAGTACCAAAGAACCGGTGTGGTGACTCCAGAGTCCGATATCTTCGCGTTTGGAATCATACTTCTTCAGCTAGCCACGGCTAGGTCAGCAATGGGTTTGGCTCATTCGTTAGAGAAAGCGTTGAGAGATCAAACCGGGAAGTTTTCTGAGATCTTGGATAAGACTGCTGGAGATTGGCCGGTTAAGGAAGCGAAAGAGATGGTTATAATAGGGCTTAGATGTGCAGAGATGAGGAAGCGTGACCGTCCTGATCTAGGGAAAGAGATTCTACCGCTTCTTGAACGGTTAAAGAACGTTGCTTGTAACGCAAGAAACGTGTTTTCTGAAACCCTAGCCGACAATAACCATCAGGCTCCGGGGCATTTCTACTGTCCAATAACTAAG GATGTGATGGATAATCCATGTGTAGCTTCTGATGGATATACATACGAGAAGAGAGCCATTATGGAATGGCTTGAGAAGAATCATAAATCTCCAATGACGGATTTGCCCTTCACCAACCAAACTCTCCTTCCTAATCAGTCTCTTCTTTCTGCTATTAAGGAGTGGAGATCAAATctaattaaatag